tgAAACCatgtctttaaagaaaaatggaaaagggGTGGgcgggaagaaagaagaaggaattgATTTAAAGTTGATCTAAATTTAAAATCTTAAGGTGGTTTAAAGAGGATGTGACCAACAGACCTGGGAGCCCATAGAAACCCACACAGCAGGCAGCACAGAAGGGCAGGTCCCGGGCTCTGCCCAGGGGGTCGTGTCTTGGTGGCACGGTAGGCAGATTTTTGCTTTCGATGTTTATAGGAACGTTGACCAAGTCAGAGAGCTAGGCTCTGGGCAGGAGAGCTAGCAGGCGTCCGCCGTTACTGGAGGGAGAATGGACTTCCTGTCGGAGGCCCTCGAGGGGCGGGACTTCCTGCTGGGAAGGCGAAGAGGCGAAGGGCTGCTTGCGTGGGTGTGTGTCTCCGGGAGACCCATTGCGGAGCCGTGGTGTCTTCCTACCTTCCCCCCTAGGTGTGCCACCGCCTGAATTAGACGCTGGCTCACAAGAGAAAAGAAGCCAGAGCGTAGTGAGGGAGGGCCcgagggggaaggagaagggtGGCCAGGAGCGTGCGAACTGGAGGGCCCTGGGCTAGGGCCGGCCGGCCAGGGCAGGGCTGGAGCTCTGAGCTGCTTTCCAGCTGGCTCCCTGGAATGTGTGAGGTGTGAGGTCAGCCAGGGCCGACAGTCACCTGCCCCCGTCCGCTTCTATTctcagccctccccaccccccaatctGGGAAGTTCCCTGGCAAAAAGGCTCCGTGTGCCGCCTCTGCCCGTTCTCCCGAGCCTCCAGTTTGCTCTCTCACAGGAGCTCTGCCTGTTGAAGCCTCCGTTCTCCTGATTgcaccctcctccccctctctgtccCACCCCTCCGCACGCCCTAGTCTGACCGGTTGCTCCCAGCCTCCGAGGCTCTGGGGCTCCGGCCCAGCCCAGCCCCTCGAGCCTCACCCTCACCCTGCTGGGCCAGCGGGTTTGGGTTGGGCCCTCCTCAAGCCCCTAGGAATGGGGTGGGTAGACCCCACCTCACCTATCTGATGCGTCAGGGAAAAAAGGGTTGCAGTGTTAAGTACTGGGGTACCAAGTTGAGCTGGGGGTAACTTACCAGTCCTTGGGCCTGGAGTGGGGAAACGGGGCACCTGGTGAATTCAGGCTCTGTGGTCCCGGCTGGAAGATCTGTGGTCCCGCAGAGCGTGCGAGGTATTTGGTTAGGTGAGAGGCCAGGTGTCTAGCTGATGGTTCAAGGCCTGATGGAAACGGATCCTGGAGACTTCAGGGAGAAAAGCCACGGTATTGTCTGAGGTTGTCCGCTGGGTTCAGACCCTGCTAGTTGCTgcctatcactgagctacataccaaggccccgcccctccccgcgTCCTCGCCCCTACCCGCGTCTTCTGCTTGTGCTGTCAGCTTGTGCTTGTGCTGACCGGGCGAGTCTTGAACTTTcggccctccccctccccagccttCGGAGAAGCTGAGACAACAGGCTTGCCTGCCAGCCTCTCTCCAGCGCTTCTGCTTCCCGCTTGTGCATTGGTGTGTTCCTGGTGTGTGCACTTGGGTGTGGGCACACACAGCATGGCTGTGGTTATCTCACCTTGGAGCTGTCCGCCTTCTGTGGGGGTCTCACTGGCCTGGGGCCTGTTGAACTGGCCAGTCTGGCTGACCAGCTAGACCCATGGGGTTTCCTGTCTCTGTCACCTCAAGAGTTGAGGTTATAAACTGTGCCACTACCCCTGGGTTTACTTTGGGTTTgggggattaaactcagggccttgtgcttgtCGCCCTTTACAcaccgagccatctcctcagtccctGCCAAgtgaagtttgtttttatttgtaaatgtgtgtatacatacacattagCACATGTGCTGTGTGGGGAGGTAGAGGTCAAAGGTCAGAGAGCAGTTTGTGGGAGTCTGttttcttccaccatgtaggtcctggtGAGCCAGCTCAGGCCTTGACGCTCAGTGGGAAGTGCCTTTCTTACTCATTGGCCATATGGACGACCCCTCCACCCTTACTCAGGAAGCTGTACAAGCAATCCCATGTGACCTCACCTTCCAGATGAGAACGATGACACCCAAAAGAAAAGGGCTTTTAGAAAGCTGCCCAAGGTTCCTCAGCCGGGCAGTGAGGCTGGCTCCCTCCAAAGCCCCTCTCTCCTGTTGGGGTGTGCCTCCTGGGAGGTCCTTTCGCCAAGACCGAGGCAGGGCCCGCTCACTAGCTGGGGTTAGGAGCCAGCCCCCCACCCCTGGCCCTGCCCTGCCTGCCCCCAAAGGCACTGCGGAGTCAGATCTGGGAGGGCCCGAAGATGGGGCAGCTGGATGCCACTTCCTTGGCCTCAGGCCCAGCCTCTGAGGGCTCCCAGAACATATGTGGGGAGCTGAGCTGGCTGGTGTCCCCAGCTCCTCACAGTCTGTCCGTGTCCCATCCctgaaccccccccccacacctaaCCACCCTAGGGGGTACTATTGACATTTGAAGTCTTGGCCTGGCCTGTGCTAGAAGTTGGAGCAGTTTTCAGGACCGCGGCCATAAGCGCCGTTGGAAAAGGGATATTTCATTCCCAGTTACACAGAGTTGCATAGGGGTTCCGGGTGCCTGTTCTTCTGGTTCCCCGCCTTGTCCAAGAATTTGGCGCGGTAGCCCCTCACTTGGGGGTAACCAAAGGGAAGGCTTGGCTCTCTGGAGTGCTCCTCCCTTCAAGTGTTAGGGCTGGAATGGCAGAGGGAAAGTGCTTTCAAGATCCCCTGAGCTCAACAGAGAGCAGAGAACCATCAGTCAGCCAGCAAATGTTGGTTGCTGCGTTCTTCCTTAGTTCTGGCAAGAGTGGAGGATTTAGCTTGGCGTCTCTGCCCAGGTGCCCGCCAAGCAGGGCTGGCGCTTCTGTTTTGCTACATCTGCCCATCTTTGGAAGGAGGGTGCTGGCTTTTCTGTAGTCTCCCCCCTCCCAGGTACTGTATGGAAGTATCTTGAAAACAAATTGGATAGTGGCTAGTAGCCTtcgggaggtgtgtgtgtgtgtgtgtgtttgcacatttTTGTGTGTCCAAGTGCAAtatggggaggtcagaggacaacttggggaaAGTCTGTCCTTTGCCTCCACAATGTCGGGTCTGGGTATGGACCTCAGGCTGTTGGCCCCTGAGCCCTGGTGCCCTGTCACCCCTCTGCCCCGACCTCCATTCTTAAGCATCTCCCCTGTCCCCTGCCTGTGGAGGCTCCGTGTGTCTGCAGTCACGAACATCCTGCTCTTTCTAGCCTGCCCACCCTGTGGTTGTCCTACCTGTGGGCCCCTCCTGCACTCAGAGCTTGGCCGGGAAATGGAAAATTCCCAGCTGCCTCTCTGACGCCAGGGCCCCATGCGAGGGTCACCTTGGACCCGGTAGAGATGCCCCTGTAGGGAAGCAGGTTGGAGCTGGCAGCGGGTGGGAGCAAGTACGGAAGAGCCAGCATACATGAGTGCAGCAAAGTGGCACCCTGACTcggggaggggcggggctggagacccctgtgtcctggaggaagcagaagggaggCTTGGGGAACTGAAACAAGAACCCGCCTCCCAGCTCAGACGGCCAGACAGAGGTTATTGGGGGCTGCGGCAGGGCAGGGAGACCCTAGAAAGTCCTGGGTGCGCAGAGGGGCTTGAGCAAGGACCAGACTCTATCCTGGTGGCAGTTGAGAGCCTGGGCCCTGGGGCATTGAGCCGGGCCTGAGTTGCCCTCTGGTGGCCAATGGAGAAACTGCAGCCAGGCCTGCCCTTTAACAAGGGGCTAGCTGGTCCCTGCCTCTGTCCAGTGTCTATGTCCAGCCTCACCTGgtctgtttttgctgttgttttgcatTTTCATATGACCCGTCCGGGTCTCATTGCACACAGGCTGCTGCTGACTTACAGGGCTCCCAGCACGGGAGTGGGCCTGGATGTTTCTGTTGCCGTGGTAACCGTTAATTCTCTCCTTCCCTGAAGTGGGGTCCCCTCTTTCCCGGGTTGCAGGAGCCacctaaaatgtatacatttccACCCAGGCCCCTTGTTTGGTCCCTTTCTCAGAGTTGAGGCAGGCCACGTTGATTGGACGGGGCAGAGAGGAAGGCGTAGGTCATGGGCAGGCCCCGTGGGTCTCACCTTCAAGCCCCTCCCCAGGCCAGCCTTCTCGCCCCGCGGCCCCTCCTCTGCCCATCCACCAGCTGACTtcacctccccttcccctccagtCTGGGAGTGGTGCCAGGGTGAGAAGGGGACACTGGCACAGACCATGTGTGTCTGGGAATTCCCGCCCACTGTGGAGCCAAGGGAGGGGGTCCCCATGTCCCCGAGGGACCAATAGCAGCTGTGCCTTGCCCTGAGGGGGAGGGCAGGCTTGAATATCTCCCAGGCCAGCACGGGGTAGGTCCTGtctcctccctgcctgcctggcaTCCACAGAACCCCACTCTGCCTGGGGGCTCGAGCCCCAGGCGCCCCATCTGACACAGCCCTTTGCTCGGGAGTGGGTTCTGATGACCCTTCCCTCAGGGATGTCCCAGCCAGGGGTCTCTGTGAAGTCCCTGGTGTCGTCTTACGAGACGCGAGCGGTAGGGATGGTGCCAGGGGCACCCCGGAAAAGGGTCTGTGCATCTTCCCCGAGCTCCCCACGGGGGTCATCCCCCATCCGGGGGGCATCGGGCCCTGCTCCCCACCAGGGCCTGGGGGCCCCCGGGCAGCGACCTTCACCCCGCCCGGGGATGGACAAAAGCCTCCTCCCTCTGATCCTGTACTGTCACAGGTACTGGGGGGTGGGGCGGGCATAGGCCAGGTCCTAGAGCAGGGAGCACCCGGAAGGCGTAGCTGACCTGGGGGACCTCCTCAACCTGTTCTTTCCCGTGTCTCTCCAGTGGTTCCGGAAGCCTGGTTGGCATTGACAACAAGATTGAACAAGCCATGGTAAGAAAAGACAGGGTGGCCCCTCAAGCAGTCCATCTGTGCGTCTGTCCTCTCCCATTACTGCAAACTGCAGTCGCTCTCGCCCTCCGTCTCTGCTTCGTCCTTTGGCTTCCCATAAGCTCTGCTCCATCCCTGACCGGAGCCTGTCCTCTCCCGGCCCTGCTCATCCTTTCTCCGCTGTCCGCTCTGGGCAAAGGGGCAGGGTTTCCTCCTGACTACTCCCGGTCAGGAGGCGCAGTGGGAGGACGGTGGGAGCACTGATGGCCTGTTTGCTCCCGGGCCTCAGGACTTGGTGAAGTCCCACCTCATGTTTGCCGTGCGAGAAGAGGTGGAGGTGCTGAAGGAGCAGATCCGAGACCTGGCCGAGCGCAACGCGGCGCTGGAGCAGGAGAACGGGCTGCTACGCGCCCTGGCCAGCCCGGAGCAGCTGGCCCAGCTGCCGTCCTCGGGGCTCCCGCGGCTTGGGCCCTCTGCACCCAATGGGCCTTCCATCTGAGCCTCCTTTCCCTCACCATGTGCCTTTGGGGGGCTGCCACCGGCTGCTGCGCCTGTGCCAGCGGCCTGCCCCTCCTCCTATTAGCTTTAATGCCCGCACCCAACCCCAGTGCCCGGGGATGGGAGTCGAAGGCTCAGTTTTGGCCTGTCCCTTCCCACCTGGTGTCCCAGAGTCCTGGGGCCTTTCGGGGAGAGAGAACACCTGGGAGGGTGCTTCTCTGGAGCCCCTCATCCACCTCCTTCCCAAGGTGTCAGTCTTCTGGGGACCCCCCAGCAGTAGCTGGCCTGGAAAGGTTTGGAGGTTCCCCGGCAggccccagccccaccccactgTGCTCCTTCCAagtgccccctctctcctctaccCAGGGGAGGGTGTATGGACAGTATCGTCAACTTCTGGGATTcaagttgttattaaaataataattataattaaaaaaaatctgaagaaacTTGAATATGGAGGTTGGTGCAGTGTTGTGCGCGCACACACTCTCCCTGAAGATACCATGTGCGTGTCCGTGGGGAAGGCTGGACTGGTCCTCGTCCCTGGAAGGGCCTGGCAGGCCGGCCTGAGGAAAGAGGTAGGGGCAGTGTCTACCCACGTGCCGGTGGTTGGCAGTGTGAGGGGGTGGGGATAACAATGAGGTCTTTGGAGAGTGAGAGGATCCACCCCCAGCTTCCCAGTGAGTCCCCTCCTGTGGGCTGGATCTGCGGGCCGCTGGGAGGCAGGGCCGGGAACCCTGAATGGGCCCCTTGTCTCGGGGCTGGCTGTGGGCCAGGCTCCTTGGGCACATGGTGCCCTCGCCAGGCCTGGCAAGCCGCCTTGGCTTCTACCCCACCCCTGGCTGTGCGAGGTCCAGGGCCGAGCCGGCTCCTCCCTTCCAGCCTGGGCTTCTCTCCCGGACAGATGGACAGCCGTCCCCATCTCTCGGGGAAAGGCAGCGGCACTGGGAGCCTCTCGGGAGAACCTAACCCCTGGGCATCAGGGAGGAAGGAGCTCTAGAGCCAAGTCCAGACTGGGCCTGGATCTTCTTGGGGCCCGGGGTGTCATGAGACCAGCCCGGCTGCTAACGTACCTCCGGGAAGGATCTTGAGTGCCTGGTCTTCCTGTGTGCCGGGATCGCCATGCTGGGCTTCGGCCCTtgtctggtggtggtggtgtgtgttcACCGTGTGCCCTGGCCCACACACCGGAGGATAAGCTGGGGTGTCAGCCTTCACCTTTGACCttgtttgagacggggtctcacttCTTGTTCGTTGCTCTGGATGCCAGGCCGGCTGCCCTGCCTCTCCGCCTCTCACTCCCTTGCTGGAGCACCAGTGACACACGTGGGTGCTGCTGTGTCTGTAGTTCTGGGGATCCGGACTCGGATCACTAGGCTTGTATAATCAGCCATTACCCCAGTCTTTTGTTGTGATAGGGGGGTCATCTAACACGTGGAGCCCAAAGTTATCTTCTTTGATCATTACTTCCAcagtttttgcttttcttttttcgtaacagggtttctctgtgtggccctggctgtcctggcctcactctgcagaccaggctggcctggaactcacagagacccccgCTTCCgccgcctgagtgctgggatcacaggcgtgcacctcCATGCCCGGCCCTCAGTGTCTTTCGAGCAGGCCTCTCTCGTTGGCCCAGCACTTAGGctcagccagcaagccccagggacctctgtctccacttcccattAGTACAGACGTGCACCACAGGAGGGTGCTGAGGACCACACCAGGTCTTCACTCGTATGGCAAACCCTTTACAGGAGTCATTTCCCTTACTGGCTGAGGCTGCCTTccgactcctgatcctcctgcctcacctcccaaGCGCTAGGATTCTAGGCAGATCCCACCATGCCTCGTTCAAGTCCAGttaactttctttttgttttatgtgcatgggtgttttgcctgcacatatgtttGCGCCATGTGGGTTCATAGTACacgagaggccagaagagggcgctggagcCTCTGGAACAGCAGTTAGAGACGGCTGTAaacggccatgtgggtgctggcgtTAGAGCCCAGGTCCCCTGGAGGAGCAgtctcttaatggctgagccatctctccagccccttcaaatGCAGTttctataatatattttttttaattgtttgagaccgggtctctctgtgtagccctggctctcctggactcgctttgtagaccaggctggtcccaaactcacagtgatccacagTGGTCCGCCTTcctccgcctcccgagtgctgggattaaaggtgtgacatCACACCTTTTAATGAGTTTTAGTTCACTCTCCAGAACACTTACCTTAAGGCAGTGCTTTAACAATTTTCCTAGCAAAATCCAGGGAGAATGCCTGACTGTCTCGGCTCTTGATCAGTGTTGGTTTTGTTATCCTGGATATTGGGCCAGAAGGGGACAAGGGCATCAGTGATTGGCTCTGAAGAGCTTGGAAGGTCCTGGGGAGGGGGTTGGGCCAGACAGCTCTCACAATGATCTAGAATCCTGCTTCACTCCACATTCTCACCCACTTTGACTCCTCTCCCTGTcccagggaggggaggaagggccTGGCATGAGTCCCTGGGGGTCACACCCCCTTTGGCTTTCTTATTTCTGCCTTAGATACTGTTCTTGAAGCGCCTTCCTACCCGAGGGTCCTCTCAGGTGGTGGCTGCTGCCCTGCAGCCTTTTCCCTTCTGTACCCCGAGGGCCGGCGTTGCACCTGCTTCGGACTTGTGGTGTGTAGGGTGATGACCATGGCCACTCGGTTCTTGAAATGGGTTAGGCGAATTTGGCGAAAGATGACTAGTTGGGTGAGTTTCACGGACACGACGTGGCCCTGCGATGGGAGTTGTTCTGGGTCATGACATCTGAGCTGAACAACCCTCCTTCTCGGTCCTGACACAGAGCAGGAAGTGAGGGTTTAAGATGGCTGGGGAAGGGCGTGGGGAAAGCCACCCCTAGCTTCATTGTCTCTCCTGCATGCTCCCCCCACCCTGGGccttatttctattattgttatttttgttatgtgTAGGGGAACCCACATTACATGACACAGACAACCTTTGGGAGCTGGTTTTCTTCTTCCGTCCTAGCAACCGAGGACCTGCCTCAGGCTGTCAGGCCTACATGGCAGGAGCTGTCACCCACGGCTCTACTAGCCTGCCCCGTGTCTTATTTCGTAGGTCCAGTTCTGGAAACACAGAGCCAAGCCAAGCATGTATGAGCCCCAGAAGCATCCACTGAAGGGAGCAGAGAAGGTCCCCTCGGACCTGGACGTTAAAAAGCTGGACAAGCTCTACAAAGAGCCCAAGGTCTCCGACCTGGACGTGAGCCTAGGGCTCCTCGAACCCTGCATGTTGGCCACAGTCAAGGAAAGCCCTGCTGTGCACAGTCAGGAGAGCGGGGAGAGCCATGACAGCCGCTCGTTCAGGCAGCTGTCCCAGACCGTGGCCCACTCAGTTTCCACGCTGATGGTCTCAGTGTTGCAGTCTGGCTGGCGGCTGTGCAGGTGGAAGGTGGGTACCATTCGGCTCCTACCCTGAGACCCATTCTCTccccccccttcctcctccatcacagtttttttgaggcagggccccGTGTGGCCGAGTCTGGCCATGTTGCTGAGGATAGACACTCATTcctgtgtgcatttatttctgatcaatttttaatgttatttatgagtctggtggtggcggcacacaccttaatcccagcacttgggagccagaggcaggcagatctctgagtttgaggccagcctggtctacaacatgagttccaggacagccagggctacacagagaaaccctgtttctaaccctccccccccaaaaattatttatttgtgtgtgttcctaCTTCTCTGTATGTGCGCCACATATGTGCAGTTGTCCAAAAGAGGCCACAAAAGATTGTCAGAACTTCTGGAGCCCGGAgtcacaggtggctgtgagctgcctgatggcTGTGGGCCTGCAGGAAGAGCAGATATTGCTAACTgccgagccctctctccagccccgagatttttattctctttgtccgtttttatttttctgagacaggttctcaacCTGGAATGGAACTCTGTGTatgccaggctggcttggaactcacagagatcttcttacttctgcctcccaagtgtgtgtgttccaggacagccagggctacacagagaaaccctgtcttgacaaaccaaaaaccaaaccaaaccagcgAGTGCTCTTGACCAGGACACATCTCTGTATCTCTGCGAGGTCTCTTGTTTAGTGTAGACTGCTGTAGACGTCTGCTTGTCCTGAGAGTTTCCGGGCATTCTGCCGTCTCCTTTCATCTCAGTAGTGCTAGGGTTACACATATCTTGCTTCAGTAGCCagcagttttggttttgttggggtttttggggggagggtcgttgaaacacagggtttctcagtatagccctcgctgtcctggaactcagtctgtagaccaggctggcctcgaactcacagctcGGCCCTCGAGGGCTGGGATGCACTACCGTTCAGCTTGCTATCAGGCTTCCTTCCTAAAAGATGTTATTTTATGTCTGAGTGCTCTACcggcatgtgcacctgcatgccagaagagggcgccagattccagtctagatggttgtgagccaccatgtggttgagctgggaattgaactcaggacctctggaggggCAGACTGCTCTTGGCAGCTGAGCCATCCCGCCAGCCCAGTACCCAGCTTTCAACACAGGTtttgaggatctgaactcagatcttcacgcttgcatggcaaacactttaccagctGGGCCATCTTttcctggcctcgaactcctgatcctcccgcctccatctcctcagtgctgggattaccggcaACTGCTACCCGGGCCttcgtgcatgctaggcaggcacccTGCCAGCTGATACGTGTCCAGCTCCTGAGTCCTGTTCAGTCATTTGCAGTCCTCTTCTGTGGAACTCACAGCCAGGGTGACAGGCTGGGCTGGTTTCCCCCCTGAAGGGAGCTCCGTTCAGGTAGAGAGCATTTGGGTACCAAGAGAGGGGTCCTATGAAGAACTGGGCGTGGAACAGCAAGCACTGCCTCCAgagaggaggaaacagggaagTGGGCCTGATGGAGCTTGATTGGCGTGATGAAAATTGAGGTGAAGTGGAacaagtgtgcctgtgtgtgaggtGACGGCAGGGAGAAGCGGGGAAGAGCTGTCGGGTGGGCGCTGTCTGAGGGACGAGAGCACGGTGGTCCCTCAGCGGAAGACCTACTTGTATACAGCAAGATAGATGGCCAGGTTGGCTGTAGAATTTGAACCCAATCTAGAgccttaatgattttttttttttttttgagtcagggtttttctgtgtgatcttgaggccagcctgttccaggacagacaagactacatagcaagaccctgtctcaaaataaccaaaacaaaacaacaacaaaaatcctagGAATGTCTGCATAAAATCAGTGAATCTACCAATaccaattttatgatttttttttttttgagatggggtctcatgcAACCTAGACCGGCCGTCAGCTTACTCTGAAGcagaggttgaccttgaactcttgatccctTGGTCAGCCTCCCACATTCTAGGATCATAGGCAGGTGGCACCAGTCCAGTTATAACAGGGttaaaaaacagcaatttaagcCAGCACATTAAATACGACACTTTCATATGACACAGCACAGCGATTTGCTCATCTCTGCTATCTCGCTGCTCTCACATTGGCAGTATAGttcttgctgctgctggtggtggtggtggtgtgtgtgtgtgtgtgcgtgtgcgcatgcGTGCGTGAATGTGGGAGCCTGTGTACCCTCATACGCGTGCAGCGATTACAGTATTGGCtcacgcctggaatcccagcatctgggaagtGGACACAGGAGGACGGCTtcaagttcagggtcagcctgggctccatagCGAACTCCGGGACAGCCTGTATTAACAGGATAAGActtgtctcaaaatcaaacaaaacagaaagataaaaGTGGATGCAGGAAAGCTGggcattgtggcacacacctgtgattccagcacttgggaggcagaggcaggcggatgtctgtgagatcaaggccagcctggtctacaaatcaaatccaggacagccagggctacacagagaaacctgtcttgaaaaacagaaacaacaacaacaaaaagtgaatgcagggagagagggaaggggagaggagaggaaaggagaggagagaggaaggaaagaaaagatgaggCTGAGCAATGGTTCAGCACTCAGGCCCAGGCGGGAGGATGGGTTGAGAGCCAGCCTGGGCGTGTGACACTGTCAACAGCCCACACCGGGCGGCTCTGTGGCTCCGTTTTCTCTGCTTGCCTGGATGAGACTGTCGGGTCCATCCCCAGCACCGCATGGTGGAGggggtaaaggcaggaggatcagggatTCTAGGCCACCCTCGACCACATAGCAATTGTGGACTGGAATACGTGAGTTCCAACCTCTaaatgaagagagggagggaaggaggaagggaggaagagaaggcagaggaaaCATGGGACATTAGGGCAGCCTTGAGGGCAGGAAGGACCATCACCTAGGAAAAGCTGAAGGGACCTCCTGGAGGAGGTGGCGGCCGGGGGCAGAGCGAGCTGAAGGCCAGCTCTCCTCCCTTGACGTGGCCCCGTGTGTCCTTTGCAGTCTTCTGTGACTTCCGCCTCGGTGACCTGCGTGAGGTCCGGGTCGTCCCTGAAGACGCCGGAGGCCGAGATGCTGCGGGAGGTGTACCTGGTGCTCTGGGTCATCCGCAAGCAGCTGCGAGAGCTGGCCCGCAGGCAGGAGCGCCGCCACAGGCGCCGCATGCGCTCGCACGCCTCGCACACTTCCCGCCACTCCGACCCGGTGCAGGGCCTCAAACAGGACGCCCGAAGCCCCCTGTAGGCGGGGAGCCCCACGTCCTTAGGAGCCCCCACCTCGCTTGCAAGGAGGGCGACAGGAAGGGCGCGCGGGCCGCCGGGCCAGAGCTGCTCCACAGGAGACGCTTGACCACACTGTCGCCTCTTACGCGAAGCCCGAGGCGGGGCCTGGGGTCGAACATACTCCCCTTCTCCGTGTTTATCCaatttgtaaagaaaaacaaattatctaAATGTTGAGAAATAAACACCATGTTTCTGAGATGTAGGCTGTGCTCGTGAGGGAGACAGGCGGTCAGGGGAGTTGGCCGGGCTGGGGCTGGGCCCTCggggtatgtgtgtggagagaaacaggaggaacCTGAGGTGGCTTTTTGCATGCCAGAGGTGGACGGGTCctgtccctccatctcctccacctACTCCCGGGGAGTAATCTTGCCTTCCGCTGCGCTGCCTAGTCAGTCACCATGGCAACAGCATCCATTCACGGAGCATCAGCTTTGGCCACTGGGTGGCGCCCTGGCATCTCTCCCTAGCAATTCCACAAGATAAGGTGTTGGAGGGACTCATCCAAGGCCCTCCAGCTAAGgacgtgtgtgtgcgcgcgcgcgcatgttgCAGCAACTGGCTCTCTCTCCACGCAGAGCACAGGGGTGGAACGCAGGCGGTCAGCTTTAGTGGCAGGCACCTTCACCCAGTAGGtatgtgcagcccaggctggactcaagctCAGCACGCAGCCTGCACTGAAGAGCCTGCACTGAAGAAGGACCTTGGCTGGTCCTTCACGTCAATGTCCGTGTGCTGTGATGACGAGGGTGTGATAGCGTACCAGGCTGGGAAGCCTCGGTTGGGGGATGCCCATGCCTGAGCCCTCTGCTGGGAAGAGAGTTGGCCCCACTGCCTGGGGCCTGCCGAGAGGGTGGCAATGATGTCTGGAAAGCCGTGGGCTCTG
Above is a window of Meriones unguiculatus strain TT.TT164.6M chromosome 15, Bangor_MerUng_6.1, whole genome shotgun sequence DNA encoding:
- the Spacdr gene encoding sperm acrosome developmental regulator, with the translated sequence MTMATRFLKWVRRIWRKMTSWVQFWKHRAKPSMYEPQKHPLKGAEKVPSDLDVKKLDKLYKEPKVSDLDVSLGLLEPCMLATVKESPAVHSQESGESHDSRSFRQLSQTVAHSVSTLMVSVLQSGWRLCRWKSSVTSASVTCVRSGSSLKTPEAEMLREVYLVLWVIRKQLRELARRQERRHRRRMRSHASHTSRHSDPVQGLKQDARSPL